The following are from one region of the Vitis riparia cultivar Riparia Gloire de Montpellier isolate 1030 chromosome 14, EGFV_Vit.rip_1.0, whole genome shotgun sequence genome:
- the LOC117930845 gene encoding probable transcription factor At3g04930: MASAEDPTTVFGEEDLDDDEDEDSEEEEENLALPSHQDDDVLDEDDEDDEDDDVLDEASASPSTSGDPHISSSSVAPVVTVPVVTVAVPGVPNGEPIPAAVDSASDPKRPRAGEEKKPFDESRRLFQRLWTDEDEIELLQGFLEYSAQRGPNSSSHHHDTTAFYDQIKSKLQLDFNKNQLVEKLRRLKKKYRNVVSRISSGKEFSFKSPHDQSTFEISRKIWSTATAITGVPEETVLEDDDANPNPNPTTNPSPNPNPTPKGFNSYSIDVNSAEKKVPRSRKRSRAKLDEKPVLNNQNHEMPSSIPSLIEETVRSCLSPLFKELLHNAVNGPSCGARGFGGMALNPMPLSFGGTEVTDERWRKQQILELEVYSKRLELVQEQIRSALQELRGMGS, translated from the coding sequence ATGGCCTCTGCGGAAGACCCCACCACCGTCTTCGGGGAAGAAGACCTAGACGACGATGAGGACGAAGACAGcgaagaggaggaggagaatCTAGCCTTGCCCTCCCACCAAGACGACGACGTTTTGGATGAAGATGATGAGGATGACGAAGACGACGACGTTTTGGACGAGGCCTCCGCTTCACCTTCCACCTCTGGTGATCCTCATATCTCCTCTTCCTCCGTCGCTCCTGTTGTTACAGTTCCGGTGGTCACCGTCGCCGTCCCCGGCGTACCCAACGGCGAGCCCATCCCTGCCGCTGTGGACTCTGCTTCCGATCCGAAGCGGCCTCGTGCCGGTGAGGAGAAGAAGCCCTTTGACGAGTCTCGGAGACTGTTTCAGCGGCTGTGGACCGACGAGGATGAGATCGAGCTGTTGCAGGGGTTTCTGGAGTACAGTGCGCAGCGAGGCCCCAACAGTTCCTCCCACCATCATGATACGACTGCGTTTTACGATCAGATCAAGTCAAAATTGCAGCTTGATTTCAATAAGAACCAGCTTGTGGAGAAGCTCCGGAGGTTGAAGAAGAAGTACCGGAACGTCGTGAGTCGGATCAGCTCCGGTAAGGAATTTTCCTTTAAAAGCCCTCACGATCAGTCCACTTTTGAAATCTCTCGCAAAATTTGGAGCACCGCCACGGCCATCACCGGTGTCCCAGAAGAAACCGTGCTCGAAGACGATGAcgcaaaccctaaccctaaccccaCCACCAACCCTAGTCCCAATCCCAATCCCACCCCTAAAGGGTTCAACAGTTATAGCATCGATGTGAATAGTGCGGAGAAGAAGGTGCCTAGGTCGCGAAAACGATCTAGAGCGAAGCTTGATGAAAAGCCTGTGCTGAATAATCAGAATCACGAAATGCCATCCTCGATTCCGAGCTTAATTGAGGAAACGGTGAGGAGTTGTTTATCGCCGTTGTTCAAGGAATTGCTGCATAATGCGGTTAATGGGCCATCATGTGGTGCAAGAGGGTTTGGAGGTATGGCTTTGAATCCAATGCCCTTGAGTTTTGGAGGCACAGAGGTGACGGATGAGAGGTGGAGAAAGCAACAGATTTTGGAGTTGGAGGTGTACTCAAAGCGATTGGAGTTGGTGCAAGAACAGATTAGATCAGCATTACAGGAGCTGAGAGGTATGGGAAGTTGA
- the LOC117930126 gene encoding rubredoxin, translating into MACATTRPAFSFHLSTTLPQPSPPKPKPHLTFPPHLPKIPSISALHKPPKPQFSSRSVDVSKEDKPTSEQPDSSTPTSDSPPQEPENFDKRRLEEKFAVLNTGIYECRSCGYKYDEAAGDPSYPIPPGLQFDKLPDDWRCPTCGAARSFFESKSVEIAGFAQNQQFGLGGNTLTSGQKAVLIYGSLLFFFVLFLSGYFLQ; encoded by the coding sequence ATGGCTTGTGCAACCACAAGACCCGCCTTCTCCTTCCACCTCTCCACCACTCTCCCTCAACCATCCCCTCCAAAGCCCAAACCCCATCTCACATTTCCTCCTCATCTCCCCAAAATTCCCTCCATTTCAGCTCTTCACAAACCCCCAAAGCCCCAGTTCTCTTCAAGGTCCGTTGATGTCTCCAAAGAAGACAAACCCACCTCAGAACAGCCTGATTCATCAACACCCACCTCGGATTCTCCTCCCCAGGAGCCTGAGAATTTCGACAAACGCCGTCTGGAAGAGAAGTTCGCGGTGTTGAACACCGGAATTTATGAATGCCGGTCTTGTGGGTATAAGTATGATGAGGCTGCTGGTGACCCATCCTACCCTATACCACCAGGGCTGCAATTCGACAAATTGCCCGATGACTGGCGGTGCCCGACGTGCGGGGCGGCCAGGAGCTTCTTTGAGAGCAAGAGTGTGGAGATTGCGGGGTTTGCACAGAATCAGCAGTTTGGATTGGGTGGTAATACACTGACTTCTGGGCAAAAGGCTGTGCTTATATATGGAAGCTTGCTCTTTTTCTTTGTGTTGTTCTTGTCTGGTTACTTTTTGCAATAA